In Paracoccus aerodenitrificans, the following are encoded in one genomic region:
- a CDS encoding VOC family protein, whose protein sequence is MSIISHITLGTNDTERAGLFYDEVLGVLGFERLPKPPGKPPAYEKGGMPTIYLYPPEDGRPSTWGNGTHIAFVAETKEAVHSFHEAALRLGGSCAGKPGPRPHYGENYYAAYVRDPDGNKLQAVCYAAGT, encoded by the coding sequence ATGTCCATCATTAGTCACATCACGCTCGGGACCAATGACACCGAGCGTGCCGGTCTCTTCTACGATGAGGTTCTTGGGGTTCTCGGCTTCGAGCGCTTGCCCAAGCCGCCAGGGAAGCCTCCAGCCTATGAGAAGGGCGGAATGCCGACGATTTACCTTTATCCGCCAGAAGATGGGCGTCCTTCGACATGGGGGAATGGGACGCATATCGCATTTGTCGCGGAGACGAAGGAGGCTGTTCACAGCTTTCACGAGGCTGCTCTGCGACTAGGTGGGAGCTGCGCCGGAAAACCGGGGCCGAGACCACATTACGGCGAAAACTACTACGCCGCATATGTTCGAGACCCAGATGGGAATAAGCTACAAGCAGTCTGCTACGCTGCAGGGACATGA
- a CDS encoding NAD+ synthase codes for MTDSIRITIAQLNPTLGDLEGNAAKARSAWEKGRDAGAAIVYLPEMFITGYQTQDLVLKKGFTDHAVEQVEALARQCADGPALGIGTPWASEGKLYNAYFICESGKITARVLKHDLPHKQLFDELRLFDSGPISGPYSIGGVRIGSPICEDSWWPTVAETLEESGAEILVVPNGSPYHRGKLDLRMGHMVARVVENRLPLVYLNSVGGQDDQIYDGASFVLNPGPDGGAEKAVQLAPFDEVIEHIDLTRTDAGWRAKPGQMAEQPDEWEQDYRAMMTGLRDYSRKNGFRKVLLGMSGGIDSALVATIACDALGPDNVRCVMLPSEYTSQASLDDAADCANRLGARLDTVKIDGARDAVADALAHLMEGTKPDTTEENIQSRLRGLMLMAISNKFGEMLLTTGNKSEVAVGYATIYGDMAGGYNPIKDLYKTRVFETCRWRNENHRGWMMGKTGEVIPPQIITKPPSAELRPDQKDSDSLPPYDVLDQILFGLVEEDLSLKDLVARGFDVETVKKVEKLLYQSEWKRYQAAPGPRISTKAFWLDRRYPLVNRWRDEL; via the coding sequence ATGACCGACAGCATCCGCATCACGATTGCACAGCTTAATCCGACCCTTGGCGACCTGGAGGGCAACGCGGCCAAGGCCCGTTCCGCCTGGGAAAAGGGCAGGGATGCGGGCGCGGCCATCGTCTATCTGCCCGAGATGTTCATCACCGGCTATCAGACCCAGGATCTGGTGCTGAAAAAGGGCTTCACCGATCACGCCGTCGAACAGGTCGAGGCGCTTGCCCGCCAATGCGCCGACGGTCCCGCCCTTGGCATCGGCACGCCTTGGGCGAGCGAGGGCAAGCTTTATAACGCCTATTTCATCTGCGAAAGCGGCAAGATCACCGCTCGCGTACTGAAACACGATCTGCCCCATAAACAGCTTTTCGACGAGTTGCGGCTGTTCGATTCGGGCCCGATCTCGGGGCCCTACAGCATCGGCGGCGTGCGCATCGGCTCCCCTATTTGCGAAGACAGCTGGTGGCCCACAGTTGCCGAAACGCTGGAGGAATCCGGCGCCGAAATCCTTGTTGTGCCCAATGGCTCTCCCTATCACCGGGGCAAGCTGGATCTGCGCATGGGGCATATGGTCGCGCGGGTGGTCGAGAACCGCCTGCCGCTGGTCTATCTGAACTCGGTTGGAGGGCAGGATGACCAGATCTATGACGGGGCCAGTTTCGTGCTGAATCCCGGGCCGGATGGCGGCGCGGAAAAAGCCGTGCAGCTTGCCCCCTTCGACGAAGTGATCGAACATATCGACTTAACCCGCACCGATGCAGGCTGGCGGGCAAAGCCGGGCCAGATGGCCGAACAGCCCGATGAGTGGGAACAGGATTACCGCGCCATGATGACCGGGCTGCGCGACTATTCCCGCAAGAACGGCTTCCGCAAGGTACTCCTCGGCATGTCAGGCGGTATCGATTCGGCGCTTGTCGCCACCATCGCCTGCGATGCGCTTGGCCCGGATAATGTGCGCTGCGTGATGCTGCCCTCGGAATATACCTCACAGGCCAGTCTGGACGATGCCGCCGATTGCGCGAACCGGCTCGGCGCAAGGCTGGACACGGTGAAGATCGACGGAGCCCGCGACGCGGTGGCCGACGCCCTCGCCCATCTGATGGAGGGGACCAAGCCCGACACGACCGAGGAAAACATCCAGTCCCGCCTGCGCGGCCTGATGCTGATGGCGATCTCGAACAAATTCGGCGAGATGCTGCTGACCACCGGCAATAAATCCGAGGTCGCGGTGGGCTATGCCACGATCTATGGCGACATGGCGGGCGGCTATAACCCGATCAAGGATCTGTACAAGACCCGCGTCTTCGAAACCTGCCGCTGGCGCAACGAGAACCACCGCGGCTGGATGATGGGCAAGACCGGAGAGGTCATCCCCCCGCAGATCATCACCAAACCCCCAAGCGCTGAGCTGCGCCCCGACCAGAAAGACAGCGATTCCCTGCCGCCCTATGACGTGCTGGACCAGATCCTGTTCGGTCTGGTCGAAGAGGACCTGTCCCTGAAAGACCTCGTCGCCCGCGGCTTCGATGTCGAAACGGTGAAAAAGGTCGAAAAGCTGCTCTATCAAAGCGAATGGAAACGCTATCAGGCCGCCCCGGGTCCGAGGATCTCGACCAAGGCCTTCTGGCTGGACCGGCGCTATCCGCTGGTGAATAGATGGCGGGATGAGTTGTGA
- a CDS encoding MORN repeat-containing protein, whose amino-acid sequence MKAALAAVILAFAAPAVAQDNTAQQNGDAQGNSEAQQGVAARDSVADRQNIVTKQYDDGGIYEGTFRNGLQHGRGKYSLPSGYEYEGDWVEGEILGQGRARFPNGSIYEGSFAQGKPNGKGRITYADGGTYEGDWVEGQITGSGVAEYANGARYEGGFRNAMHHGKGILTQPNGYRYDGDWVNGVKEGQGHITYPDGSVYEGQMLAGQRAGRGRLTMQDGLVYDGVWEAGQMSGRGALTQQSGDRYEGQMRAGKREGEGKATYANGDIYEGGFQNDKRHGIGTFTGTDGYVYTGEWNAGRMAGQGRITYPDGAVYEGQMSDDQPHGRGRITYADGATYDGDWVNGVIEGRGRAEYANGMIYEGGFSQAKIEGQGRMTYPDGYVYNGEWKDGQRDGRGQATYPDGTVYTGEFSEGLREGQGKLTTPDGFIYEGGWKDGEIDGEGQASYATGDVYTGQFVAGKRQGQGVMHYSTGEVASGVWDQNRLQSAAPAPGEATQPGETTEGGAEAPAMPDDSDMPDDPGTLPSVENGNAVSIPAPGSSDISETEDMQ is encoded by the coding sequence ATGAAAGCAGCTCTGGCAGCGGTTATTCTGGCGTTTGCGGCGCCAGCCGTGGCGCAGGACAACACGGCGCAGCAAAACGGCGACGCGCAGGGAAACAGCGAGGCACAGCAGGGCGTCGCGGCGCGGGATTCGGTCGCTGACCGGCAAAATATCGTCACCAAGCAATATGATGATGGCGGTATCTATGAAGGCACGTTCCGGAACGGTCTGCAACATGGCCGGGGGAAATACAGCCTGCCCTCGGGCTATGAGTATGAGGGGGATTGGGTCGAGGGGGAAATCCTCGGACAGGGCCGCGCAAGATTTCCCAACGGGTCGATCTATGAGGGCAGCTTCGCGCAGGGCAAGCCGAACGGAAAGGGCCGGATCACCTATGCCGATGGCGGCACCTATGAGGGGGATTGGGTCGAGGGCCAGATCACCGGCTCAGGCGTCGCCGAATATGCCAATGGCGCCCGCTATGAAGGCGGCTTCCGCAATGCGATGCATCACGGAAAGGGGATTCTGACCCAGCCGAATGGTTATCGCTACGACGGAGACTGGGTCAACGGGGTCAAGGAAGGTCAGGGGCATATCACCTATCCCGACGGGTCGGTCTATGAAGGGCAGATGCTGGCCGGGCAACGCGCCGGGCGCGGCAGGCTGACCATGCAGGACGGGCTGGTGTATGATGGCGTGTGGGAGGCCGGGCAGATGTCCGGGCGGGGTGCGCTGACCCAGCAATCCGGCGACCGCTATGAAGGGCAGATGCGGGCCGGCAAGCGTGAGGGCGAGGGCAAGGCGACCTATGCCAATGGCGATATCTATGAGGGCGGCTTCCAGAACGACAAGCGCCACGGCATCGGCACCTTCACCGGCACGGATGGTTATGTCTATACCGGCGAATGGAATGCAGGCCGGATGGCCGGACAGGGCCGGATCACCTATCCGGATGGGGCGGTCTATGAGGGGCAGATGAGCGACGACCAGCCTCACGGGCGCGGCCGGATCACTTATGCTGACGGGGCCACCTATGACGGAGACTGGGTCAACGGCGTGATCGAGGGGCGGGGCCGGGCCGAATACGCGAACGGCATGATCTATGAGGGCGGCTTCAGCCAGGCAAAGATCGAGGGACAGGGCCGCATGACCTATCCTGATGGCTATGTCTATAACGGCGAGTGGAAGGACGGGCAGCGCGACGGGCGCGGTCAGGCCACCTATCCCGACGGCACGGTCTATACGGGAGAGTTCTCGGAAGGGCTGCGCGAAGGTCAGGGCAAGCTGACCACGCCGGACGGTTTCATCTATGAGGGCGGCTGGAAGGACGGGGAAATCGACGGCGAAGGTCAGGCGAGCTATGCGACGGGCGATGTCTATACCGGCCAGTTCGTCGCCGGAAAACGTCAGGGCCAGGGCGTGATGCATTACAGCACCGGAGAGGTTGCCTCGGGCGTCTGGGATCAGAACCGCCTGCAATCGGCGGCCCCGGCTCCGGGCGAAGCAACACAGCCCGGAGAAACCACGGAAGGCGGCGCAGAAGCCCCGGCCATGCCGGATGACAGCGACATGCCCGACGACCCCGGCACATTACCATCGGTCGAAAACGGGAACGCGGTCAGCATCCCCGCACCCGGTTCCAGCGACATCTCAGAAACAGAGGACATGCAATGA
- a CDS encoding vWA domain-containing protein — MFRPFIDSLRRQGVPVSLREYLDLLGGLSKGVAGYSPDEFYYFARLCLVKDERHIDRFDRAFAESFSGVEQIPVEALLQQVELPREWLEKMAEKLLTDAEKAEIEATGSFEKLMEKLRERLAEQQGRHQGGNKWIGTAGTSPFGAYGYNPEGVRIGQHESRHRRAVKIWDKREFRDFDDTVELGTRNIKVALKRLRQWARHGAADELDLPATIRATADHGYIDVKTRPERRNAVKVLLFLDVGGSMDDHIRVVDELFSAARAEFKHMEHFFFHNCLYEAVWKDSRRRWTETTPSWDILHRYGRDYKCIFVGDASMSPYEIAMPGGANEHWNAEAGEVWLRRACETWPDHIWLNPVPQQNWRYTQSIRMVEEIFENRMVPLTLDGLSQAMRILG; from the coding sequence ATGTTCCGCCCCTTCATCGACAGTCTGCGCAGACAGGGCGTTCCGGTCAGCCTGCGGGAATATCTCGACCTGCTCGGCGGGCTGTCAAAGGGCGTCGCGGGATATTCCCCGGATGAGTTCTATTACTTCGCGCGGCTCTGTCTGGTGAAGGATGAACGCCATATCGACCGCTTCGACCGCGCCTTCGCCGAGTCGTTCTCAGGCGTTGAACAGATCCCGGTCGAGGCGCTGTTGCAGCAGGTCGAACTGCCACGCGAATGGCTGGAGAAAATGGCCGAGAAGCTGCTGACCGATGCCGAGAAAGCCGAAATTGAGGCCACGGGCAGTTTCGAGAAGCTGATGGAGAAACTGCGAGAACGCCTTGCCGAGCAGCAGGGCCGCCATCAGGGCGGCAATAAATGGATCGGCACGGCGGGGACATCGCCCTTCGGCGCTTACGGCTATAATCCCGAAGGTGTGCGGATCGGCCAGCACGAATCGCGTCATCGCCGGGCCGTGAAAATCTGGGACAAGCGCGAATTCCGGGATTTCGACGACACTGTCGAACTGGGCACCCGCAATATCAAGGTGGCGCTGAAACGCCTGCGGCAATGGGCGCGGCACGGCGCTGCCGATGAGCTTGACCTGCCCGCCACGATCCGCGCCACTGCCGATCACGGCTATATCGACGTGAAAACCCGGCCCGAGCGGCGCAATGCGGTGAAGGTGCTGCTGTTTCTGGATGTCGGCGGCTCGATGGATGATCATATCCGCGTGGTAGACGAGCTCTTCAGCGCCGCGCGGGCCGAGTTCAAGCATATGGAGCATTTCTTCTTCCATAACTGCCTTTACGAAGCGGTCTGGAAGGATTCGCGCAGACGCTGGACCGAGACCACGCCAAGCTGGGACATCCTTCATCGCTACGGGCGCGACTATAAATGCATTTTCGTCGGCGACGCCTCGATGTCTCCCTATGAGATCGCAATGCCGGGCGGGGCAAATGAACACTGGAATGCCGAAGCCGGAGAAGTCTGGCTGCGCCGCGCCTGTGAAACCTGGCCGGATCATATCTGGCTGAACCCGGTTCCACAGCAGAACTGGCGATACACCCAGTCCATCCGCATGGTCGAAGAGATCTTCGAAAACCGGATGGTCCCGCTGACGCTTGACGGGTTGTCCCAAGCGATGCGCATCCTTGGCTGA
- a CDS encoding M48 family metallopeptidase, with translation MLKLTPLLLVLAYFAAMWFFSAWRMKRELAERSSPMKHPRLTPLLDRLGAAMELPRIQAWIYEVPMMNGLAAPDGRIFVTRGFIEKMDRGEVSPEEIAGVVAHELGHVAHGHSRRRMIDFAGQNVIRTLLIGTIGRFVPFIGPWLINLATAAIAARLSQQDEFEADRFATALLIKSGIGAAPQISLFEKLDRLSGGRRSASPAWLLSHPHTEKRVAAIRANLARWQ, from the coding sequence ATGCTGAAGCTGACGCCCCTCCTTCTGGTTCTCGCCTATTTCGCCGCGATGTGGTTCTTTTCGGCATGGCGCATGAAACGGGAATTGGCTGAGCGGTCGAGCCCGATGAAGCACCCCCGGCTGACTCCTCTTCTGGACCGTTTGGGTGCAGCGATGGAGCTTCCGCGCATTCAGGCCTGGATTTACGAGGTCCCGATGATGAACGGGCTTGCCGCGCCGGATGGGCGGATCTTCGTGACGCGCGGCTTCATCGAAAAGATGGATCGCGGAGAGGTCTCTCCGGAAGAAATAGCTGGCGTCGTCGCTCATGAGCTGGGTCACGTCGCGCATGGTCATTCGCGACGCCGGATGATCGACTTCGCGGGCCAGAACGTGATCCGTACGCTTCTGATCGGGACTATTGGCCGCTTCGTGCCGTTTATCGGACCGTGGCTGATCAATCTGGCGACGGCGGCGATCGCGGCACGTCTGTCTCAGCAGGACGAATTCGAAGCCGACCGTTTCGCCACCGCATTGCTGATAAAATCGGGGATCGGGGCTGCTCCGCAGATCTCTCTGTTCGAAAAGCTGGATCGTCTTTCCGGCGGTCGGCGCTCGGCATCGCCTGCGTGGTTGCTATCGCATCCGCATACCGAAAAACGGGTGGCGGCGATCCGTGCCAATCTGGCCCGCTGGCAGTGA
- the fnrL gene encoding transcriptional regulator FnrL: MHVKLATAAIAAPPDHTSCDECPIRDRAVCAHCEAEDLKRLEAAKYHRTVEAGQVILWAGDRMDFVASMIEGVASLTRTLEDGRTQMVGLLLPSDFLGRPGRATAAYTVTAVSDVRLCCFRRRPFEEMMLANPRIPSRLLEMMLDELDAAREWMLLLGRKSAREKIASLLIILARREAALQRRRPSGQIRLSLPLTREAMADYLGLTLETVSRQVSALKREGVIELDGKRGVVVPDFERLLSESGDDSDDADGAPIS; this comes from the coding sequence ATGCATGTCAAACTAGCTACAGCCGCAATTGCAGCTCCGCCAGATCATACGAGCTGCGATGAATGCCCGATCAGGGATCGTGCCGTCTGCGCTCATTGCGAGGCAGAGGACCTGAAGCGTCTTGAGGCTGCGAAATATCACCGGACCGTGGAAGCCGGTCAGGTGATCCTGTGGGCGGGCGACAGGATGGATTTCGTGGCCTCGATGATCGAGGGCGTGGCCAGCCTGACCCGGACGCTGGAAGACGGCCGCACCCAGATGGTCGGCCTGTTGCTGCCAAGCGATTTTCTAGGCCGCCCGGGACGCGCAACCGCAGCCTATACCGTCACCGCCGTCAGCGATGTCCGCCTGTGTTGCTTCCGCCGCAGACCCTTCGAGGAGATGATGCTGGCCAATCCCCGCATCCCCTCGCGTCTGCTGGAAATGATGCTGGACGAACTTGATGCGGCGCGTGAATGGATGCTGCTTCTGGGCCGAAAATCCGCACGGGAAAAGATCGCCTCTTTGCTGATCATCCTCGCCCGGCGCGAGGCGGCGTTGCAGCGCAGGCGGCCCTCGGGACAGATCCGCCTGTCTCTGCCGCTGACGCGCGAGGCGATGGCGGATTATCTGGGGCTGACGCTGGAAACGGTCAGCCGTCAGGTCTCGGCGCTGAAACGTGAAGGGGTGATCGAACTTGACGGCAAGCGCGGCGTGGTGGTCCCGGATTTTGAGCGCCTGCTCAGCGAAAGCGGCGACGATTCCGACGATGCCGACGGCGCACCGATAAGCTGA
- the hemN gene encoding oxygen-independent coproporphyrinogen III oxidase, whose product MEQESQFSRLGLFDARAPRYTSYPPATQFRPEIDADQVAAWQVAIPENATISLYMHVPFCRRLCWFCACRTQGTQSDAPVRAYAETLLAELKLLTSRLAPGIKLSRLHWGGGTPTLMPPDMIRRIAAAVFEAFPLAEGAEFSVEIDPNEIDDARMDALAEAGLTRASIGVQDFDPQIQETIGRLQSFDLTAQAVQMIRDRGVESVNADILFGLPYQDNIRISESVQKLLALSPDRVALYGYAHVPWMAKRQVMIPSEALPSPQERLALFNTARELFLADGYAEIGIDHFARPGDGLATAQRAGRLRRNFQGYTDDQSETLIGLGASSISRYRQGFAQNAPATGAHAKAIAEGRLSITRGHVFSDEDLWRARMIEALMCDFRIGSGEMKQRFGLNDAALADLFRPILARFGQMVTLEQDGSLFIPEDCRPLTRMIARMLDAYDISEKGHSTAI is encoded by the coding sequence ATGGAACAGGAATCTCAATTCTCGCGCTTGGGGCTATTTGACGCACGTGCGCCGCGCTATACATCTTATCCTCCGGCCACTCAGTTCCGGCCCGAGATTGACGCAGACCAGGTCGCAGCGTGGCAGGTGGCCATCCCTGAAAATGCGACGATCTCGCTTTACATGCATGTGCCGTTCTGCCGTCGGCTGTGCTGGTTCTGCGCCTGCCGGACACAGGGCACGCAATCCGACGCGCCGGTCCGGGCCTATGCCGAAACGCTTCTGGCCGAGCTGAAACTTCTGACCTCCCGTCTTGCGCCGGGGATAAAATTGTCGCGGCTGCATTGGGGCGGCGGCACACCGACCCTTATGCCGCCCGACATGATCCGGCGCATCGCGGCGGCGGTGTTCGAGGCTTTCCCGCTTGCGGAGGGCGCGGAATTCTCGGTCGAGATCGACCCGAATGAGATCGACGATGCGCGGATGGATGCTCTGGCCGAGGCGGGGCTGACCCGTGCCAGTATCGGCGTTCAGGATTTCGATCCCCAGATTCAGGAAACCATCGGCCGCCTGCAAAGCTTCGATCTGACCGCGCAGGCGGTGCAGATGATCCGTGATCGCGGGGTGGAAAGCGTCAATGCCGATATTCTGTTCGGCCTGCCCTATCAGGATAATATCCGTATCTCGGAATCGGTTCAGAAATTGCTGGCCTTGTCGCCCGACCGGGTGGCGCTTTACGGCTATGCGCATGTGCCGTGGATGGCGAAACGTCAGGTAATGATCCCGTCCGAGGCCCTGCCCTCTCCTCAGGAAAGGCTCGCGCTGTTCAATACGGCCCGTGAGCTGTTTCTTGCGGATGGCTATGCCGAAATCGGCATCGACCATTTTGCCCGGCCCGGTGACGGGCTGGCGACGGCGCAAAGGGCCGGAAGGCTGCGGCGCAATTTTCAGGGCTATACGGACGATCAGTCTGAGACGCTGATCGGGTTGGGGGCGTCCTCGATCTCACGCTATCGGCAGGGTTTCGCACAGAACGCCCCCGCAACCGGCGCCCATGCCAAGGCGATTGCAGAAGGCAGGCTGTCGATTACACGCGGGCATGTTTTCAGCGATGAGGATCTCTGGCGGGCGCGGATGATCGAGGCGCTGATGTGCGATTTCCGTATCGGTTCGGGCGAAATGAAGCAGCGTTTCGGTCTGAACGATGCGGCGCTTGCAGATTTGTTTCGTCCCATTCTCGCCCGGTTCGGCCAGATGGTCACGCTTGAGCAGGATGGAAGCCTGTTCATTCCCGAGGATTGCCGCCCCCTCACCCGCATGATTGCGCGGATGCTGGATGCCTATGACATCTCTGAAAAGGGGCATTCGACGGCAATCTGA
- a CDS encoding helix-turn-helix domain-containing protein: MMGLKAKAAPQREESDPQGGGFDDFEMRLGDIMRGERATLGKSLLDVQRELRIRASYISAIENCDSSAFDAPSFVSGYVRSYARYLKMDPDWVFARFCAESGFEPTHGMSPVASGPKPQRRPSAPAEALANPRALFIPQPESFWSSVEPRAIGSVFVLVALVAGLGYGGWSVLQELQKVNLTPGDQPPGVTATLDPVESAAQPAVEEVDDLAVNLPQPEGLDRIYRPQVLEIPVLTARDGPIAAIDPELSAPSEPVEAMPVQQAAAAIEPRTDASPRQMASAMDYGPQLPAEQMAVRTVAPDAPELELLAVRPAWVRVTSADGTVLLEKTMDAGERFAMPKLEAPPVLRAGNSGAVYFSVNGRTYGPAAPGAQVVKNLELSPANLTASYAFADLSKDEDLRNLIAVASADPALITGETGSERPVPLGQE; encoded by the coding sequence ATGATGGGGCTGAAGGCAAAGGCGGCGCCACAGCGGGAAGAATCTGATCCGCAGGGCGGCGGCTTTGACGATTTTGAGATGCGTCTCGGCGATATCATGCGGGGCGAGCGGGCGACGTTGGGGAAGTCCCTGCTGGATGTGCAGCGAGAGTTGCGAATCCGTGCAAGCTATATCTCCGCCATAGAAAACTGCGATAGTTCTGCTTTCGATGCGCCCAGCTTCGTATCGGGCTATGTCCGGTCTTATGCGCGTTATCTCAAGATGGACCCGGATTGGGTATTTGCGCGGTTCTGCGCCGAATCGGGGTTTGAGCCGACGCATGGCATGTCGCCCGTCGCCTCGGGTCCGAAACCGCAGCGCCGTCCCTCTGCCCCGGCAGAGGCTCTGGCAAATCCGCGTGCCCTGTTCATTCCGCAACCCGAATCGTTCTGGTCCTCGGTCGAGCCAAGGGCGATTGGTTCGGTCTTCGTACTGGTCGCGCTTGTGGCCGGTCTGGGTTACGGCGGGTGGTCGGTGCTTCAGGAATTGCAGAAGGTCAATCTGACCCCCGGCGATCAGCCGCCCGGCGTGACGGCGACGCTCGATCCCGTCGAATCGGCAGCGCAACCTGCTGTGGAAGAGGTTGACGACCTTGCCGTGAACCTGCCGCAGCCCGAGGGTCTGGACCGCATCTATCGCCCGCAGGTTCTTGAAATTCCCGTGCTGACAGCCCGTGACGGTCCGATTGCTGCCATCGACCCCGAGCTTTCCGCCCCGTCAGAGCCGGTGGAAGCCATGCCTGTACAACAGGCCGCTGCCGCGATTGAACCCCGGACGGACGCCTCGCCGCGTCAGATGGCAAGCGCGATGGATTACGGCCCGCAACTTCCTGCGGAACAGATGGCCGTTCGGACTGTCGCCCCCGACGCGCCAGAACTGGAGCTTCTTGCGGTCCGTCCCGCCTGGGTGCGCGTCACCTCGGCTGATGGAACGGTGCTGCTTGAAAAGACGATGGATGCGGGCGAGCGTTTCGCCATGCCCAAGCTGGAAGCCCCGCCGGTGCTGCGGGCGGGGAATTCGGGCGCTGTCTATTTCTCGGTCAACGGGAGGACCTATGGTCCGGCAGCGCCGGGAGCACAGGTCGTGAAAAACCTCGAACTCTCGCCGGCCAATCTGACTGCGAGTTATGCGTTTGCCGATCTGAGCAAGGATGAGGATCTGCGCAACCTGATCGCCGTCGCCTCTGCCGATCCCGCGCTGATAACGGGCGAAACCGGCAGCGAAAGGCCTGTGCCTCTTGGTCAGGAGTGA
- the hemA gene encoding 5-aminolevulinate synthase: protein MDYSAALDRAIGRLHEEGRYRTFIDIERRKGDFPNAVWKRPDGSEQDITVWCGNDYLGMGQHLVVLDAMHEALDATGAGSGGTRNISGTTVYHKQLEAELADLHGKEASLVFSSAYIANDATLSTLRKLFPGLIIYSDELNHASMIEGIKRFDGAKRIFRHNDVAHLRELLEADDPQAPKLIAFESIYSMDGDFGPIEAICDLADEFSALTYLDEVHAVGMYGPRGGGVAERDGLTDRIDIFNGTLGKAFGVFGGYIAASAKMVDAIRSYAPGFIFTTSLPPAVAAGAAASISFLKTPVGQELRDKQQLHASILKMRLRGLGMPIIDHGSHIVPVHVGNPIHCKMLSDMLLNDFGVYVQPINFPTVPRGTERLRFTPSPVHSADQIDGLVRAMDALWSQCELNRSVAVA from the coding sequence ATGGATTACTCAGCTGCACTCGACCGCGCCATCGGCAGGTTGCATGAAGAAGGCCGTTACCGCACGTTCATTGATATTGAGCGTCGCAAAGGCGACTTTCCGAATGCCGTATGGAAGCGGCCCGACGGGTCCGAACAGGACATTACCGTCTGGTGCGGCAATGATTATCTGGGAATGGGCCAGCACTTGGTTGTGCTGGACGCGATGCATGAGGCGCTTGATGCCACCGGTGCGGGGTCCGGCGGAACGCGCAATATCTCGGGCACCACGGTGTATCACAAGCAGTTGGAAGCCGAACTTGCCGATCTGCACGGCAAGGAAGCGTCGCTGGTGTTTTCCAGCGCATATATCGCCAATGATGCCACGCTTTCGACCCTGCGGAAGCTTTTTCCCGGCCTGATCATCTATTCGGATGAGCTGAATCACGCCTCGATGATCGAGGGTATCAAGCGATTCGACGGCGCAAAACGGATCTTCCGGCATAATGATGTCGCCCATCTGCGCGAGTTGCTGGAGGCTGACGATCCGCAGGCCCCAAAGCTGATCGCTTTCGAATCGATCTATTCGATGGACGGCGATTTCGGCCCGATCGAGGCGATCTGCGATCTGGCGGATGAATTCAGTGCGCTGACCTATCTCGATGAGGTCCATGCGGTCGGCATGTACGGTCCGCGGGGCGGCGGCGTGGCCGAGCGCGACGGGCTGACCGACCGGATCGATATTTTCAACGGCACGCTTGGCAAGGCATTCGGCGTGTTTGGCGGCTATATCGCGGCGTCGGCGAAAATGGTCGATGCAATCCGCTCTTACGCGCCGGGATTCATCTTCACAACGTCTCTGCCGCCCGCTGTCGCGGCAGGTGCTGCGGCCTCGATTTCGTTTCTGAAAACTCCGGTCGGGCAGGAATTGCGTGATAAGCAACAGCTTCATGCAAGCATTCTGAAGATGCGGCTGAGAGGGCTTGGCATGCCGATCATCGACCACGGCAGCCATATCGTCCCGGTGCATGTCGGAAACCCGATTCACTGCAAGATGCTGTCCGATATGCTTCTCAACGATTTCGGGGTCTATGTTCAGCCGATCAACTTCCCCACCGTTCCGCGCGGCACTGAACGCCTGCGTTTTACCCCTTCGCCGGTCCACTCCGCCGATCAGATCGACGGGCTGGTGCGTGCGATGGATGCGCTCTGGTCACAATGTGAACTGAATCGCTCGGTAGCGGTGGCGTAA